From a region of the Alnus glutinosa chromosome 1, dhAlnGlut1.1, whole genome shotgun sequence genome:
- the LOC133864102 gene encoding zinc finger protein CONSTANS-LIKE 15-like: protein MGSPRSRTGDGAVPCDFCAEQSAVLYCRADSAKLCLFCDQHVHSANLLSRKHVRSQICDNCGSEPVLVRCATDNLVLCHQCDWDAHGGCSVSASHDRSQIEGFSGCPSARELASLLGVDLEDKKVNPNPSGPLIQSWRTGGDVMNDPSLWGYDKSNAGVVCLPDLIVPSKTVVKRQGGRSGGNRGLVMCRQLVELLRRSGDGWEGLVGLGSGGDGDGGIDGFVDASPVVAQQQQQQQQPQQEAPVTALLMMDLKESDRIVDGDVLWDRNPRSQSTQIWDFNLGLLRGHEETGTLEVAYGANDAGFMIKNFGELTKETPLNNTKMMGDMFQMNCPIARDDMAFNNISNNPTTSLGPATSESNNLPVGRPSSGKARGSSGSKEFQLVEQPFLVGGDRVGTAAPTKADMELLAQNRGNAMQRYKEKKKNRRYEKHIRYESRKARADTRKRVKGRFVKASEAPDG from the exons ATGGGGAGTCCTCGATCCAGAACCGGAGATGGCGCGGTGCCGTGCGATTTCTGCGCTGAGCAGAGTGCGGTGCTGTACTGTAGGGCGGACTCTGCGAAGCTGTGCCTGTTCTGCGACCAGCACGTGCACTCGGCCAACTTGCTGTCCCGGAAGCACGTGCGCTCCCAGATCTGTGACAACTGCGGGTCCGAGCCGGTCTTGGTTCGGTGCGCCACCGACAACCTGGTGCTGTGCCACCAGTGCGACTGGGACGCCCATGGTGGCTGTTCCGTGTCCGCCTCACACGATCGCAGCCAAATCGAAGGATTTTCTGGGTGCCCCTCAGCTCGCGAGCTCGCTTCCCTCTTGGGCGTCGATCTCGAGGATAAGAAGGTAAATCCGAATCCATCTGGGCCGTTGATCCAGAGCTGGAGGACTGGTGGGGATGTGATGAACGACCCGTCGTTGTGGGGGTACGACAAGTCGAACGCGGGGGTGGTGTGTCTGCCAGACCTGATTGTGCCGAGCAAGACGGTGGTAAAGAGACAGGGCGGTCGGAGTGGTGGGAATAGGGGGCTGGTGATGTGTAGGCAGCTGGTGGAGCTTTTAAGGAGGAGTGGTGACGGGTGGGAGGGGCTGGTTGGTTTGGGGAGTGGcggtgatggtgatggtgggATTGATGGGTTTGTGGATGCCAGCCCTGTCGTTGCTCAGCAACAACAGCAACAACAGCAACCACAGCAAGAAGCGCCGGTCACGGCTTTGCTTATGATGGATTTGAAGGAGAGCGATCGCATTGTGGATGGTGATGTGTTGTGGGACAGAAATCCCAGAAGTCAGAGCACCCAG ATATGGGATTTTAATCTTGGACTGTTGAGGGGTCATGAAGAAACGGGTACACTGGAAGTTGCCTATGGTGCAAATGATGCAGGATTTATGATAAAAAATTTTGGTGAACTTACGAAAGAAACACCtttgaataatacaaaaatGATGGGAGATATGTTCCAGATGAATTGCCCTATTGCACGTGACGATATGGCGTTCAAT AATATCTCGAATAATCCCACAACCAGCCTAGGGCCAGCAACATCTGAGAGCAACAACCTACCTGTAGGAAGGCCATCGTCAGGTAAAGCAAGAGGTTCCAGTGGTTCTAAAGAGTTCCAGCTTGTGGAACAACCTTTTCTTGTCGGGGGTGACCGTGTGGGAACAGCAGCACCTACCAAGGCAGATATGGAGCTACTGGCACAGAACAGAGGCAATGCCATGCAACGGtacaaggagaagaagaaaaaccgaaG ATATGAGAAGCACATACGGTACGAGTCGAGGAAAGCAAGAGCCGATACTAGGAAGCGAGTCAAGGGTCGGTTTGTGAAAGCTAGTGAAGCTCCTGATGGTTAA
- the LOC133864128 gene encoding leucine-rich repeat protein 1-like, whose translation MVARILVFLVFAVAIASVDCNSEGEALHAWKTKLVDPNGVLQSWDPTLVNPCTWYHVTCNGDNSVTRVFMTCFTIEGTSALSGILVPQLGALSNLQYLEVYGNNISGVIPTGIGNLTRLISLDLYQNHLSGVIPSSLGNLVSLRFLRLNSNKLSGVIPAEVLQLVRWGNLMILNVSDNQLVGSAHRTNTRRFAVTKIIQDSRARK comes from the exons ATGGTTGCCCgaattttagtttttcttgtatttgCTGTTGCTATTGCATCAGTAGATTGCAACTCAGAAG GGGAAGCCCTTCATGCCTGGAAAACCAAATTGGTAGACCCTAACGGTGTCCTTCAGAGCTGGGATCCAACGTTGGTTAATCCATGCACCTGGTATCACGTTACTTGCAACGGTGATAATAGCGTCACAAGGGT TTTCATGACATGTTTCACAATTGAAGGGACCTCGGCACTTTCGGGAATTCTTGTCCCTCAGCTTGGAGCCTTGTCTAATCTTCAATATTT GGAGGTATACGGAAATAACATAAGTGGAGTCATACCAACGGGTATTGGTAACCTAACGAGACTGATTAGCTTGGACCTGTACCAGAATCATCTCTCTGGGGTCATTCCATCATCTCTTGGAAACTTGGTCTCCTTAAGGTTTTT GAGATTGAACAGTAACAAGCTTAGTGGCGTAATACCAGCAGAGGTCCTTCAGCTTGTTAGATGGGGGAATTTGATGATTTT GAATGTATCAGACAACCAGCTGGTAGGGAGTGCCCACCGCACAAACACAAGAA GATTTGCAGTTACTAAAATAATACAAGATTCAAGAGCTCGGAAGTAA